The genomic segment CAAAAGCAGCAGGGAAATTACTCTTTGATGATCTGCCTGGTTATCGTTTTAGTTGCTATGTAACTAATCTAGATTTACCCCTAGACCAAGTTTGGAATATCTACAACACCAGAGCTGATTGTGAAAACAGAATCAAAGAACTCAAAGAAGACTTTGGATTGGACAACTTTTGTTTAAAGAATTTTTGGGCAACTGAGGCTTCCTTTAGATTCATTATGGTGGCTTATAACCTAATGAGTTTGTTTAGGCATTTTGCCTTAAATCATCATAATCGAGCAACTTTAAAAACCCTAAAAGTCTATTGCTTTGCATTAGGAGCTTGGACAGTAAATCATGCTAACAGAAAGGTGTTAAAGATTGCTTTGAACACTAAAAAAAGACCTTGGATGGACGGATTATTCTCCCAAATTAATAATTTAAGTCCTCCTTTTGTTTATTCCTAATGCATAATGCGGGTTCAATCAGAAAGCCAATTGGAAAAATATGGTAAAAAGGCACAGAATATTAAAAATAACTGCAACATCAAATGTTATTATGGCGGATTGGGTCAAGAGACATTTGAACTTGAAAAAGTGTTGGGGAAATTTGAATATGAAGATGCAAAAACAAAACAAGTGCGCCAGCGTTCTTTAATGACTGCATCAGAAATACGAGAACTCAAAGACGAAATCCTCATCATTCCAAGTGGCGAAAAACCAATCAAAGTAAAAGTGAAGCCAGCGTATCAACAACCTCAATTGATGAAGCGTTTGGCATTGGAACCAGTAGAAGAAGATAACTTAATTGCACCATTAGCATACACCACCCAGTATATCGATTTAGATTCTTACCGAGAAGAAAAACCAAATAGTAATAATAATTCACAAGACGAAACTTCGTCTACAACGCTTTCATAAATGAATGAAACTAATAACGAAAGAACTTGAAAAACGATTTGAACAAATCGGAGATCAATCTGAAAAAGACAACCCAATCATCGTCGCTAAATATTTTAACCCTGTAGGTGCTGCAACTTGGTATGCTACAGAATATGACCCAAAAACGAATATCTGTTTTGGTTATGTTGAAAATTTAGTCTCAAGCCCTAATGGAATATATGATGAGTGGGGCTACTTCTCCCTTAAGGAATTAGCATCTGTAAAACTTCCTTTCGGGCTTTCCATTGAAAGAGATCGACATTTTAATGAAATTACTTTTAAAGAGCAGATGGAAAAGAAAAGACCTAAAAGGGAATTAGAAACAAAAAAAGACAAAAAAGATAAAGATAAAAGCGATGAATTAGAACGATAATGGGGGCTTTTAGATATACGTCAGTCCATCAATATTTGGATGAAGTATTGGGGCAAATACAAAATCCAACAGACTCCCAAATCAAAAAAGCAAAGCAAGCCTATTGGAAAATATACTATGGGTATTATAGAAAACAAAAGCGTAAAACTCGTAAAGAGTTTACGCTTGGTTTTTATCCAGACCAATTAGAACAGATTCATCAAAAAAGAGAAAATTTATCTGTTTCAGAATTTCTCTACAACTGTGTGTTTTTAATATTAAAAAATGATGCTATTTCTTTTGCCAACAACTATCAGTTAGATGAACTCTATCAAAAAGTAATGGAACTCATTACTTTGGTGGAGGAATTATTGGAAGAACATACCTATCAAAAAATAGAAGAAATATTGCTTCGTTTAGAAACAATTGAAGAACAATTCACAACGCTACAGGAAGGTAAATTATGATTATTAAGTCAAAATCTATCAAGAAGAAAAGTAAGAAAGCCTTGGAGAATACCATTCGATATATCCTTACAAAAGAAAGCCAAAAACAAGTAGGCTTTATTATGAATCGCTATATAAAAGGCGACCGAAATTTTGATAAGCAAATGCAGTTAGCTGATAAAGATTTATTAAAGCAAGAACAGATTTTAGAGAAACGCATTCAAAATATGGTGAAACAATTTGAATCCAATGAATCGAAAAGGAAAATAGAAAGAAGTAATGCAAACATTGCGTACCATGAGATTATCTCTTTTCATAAATCTGATACAGATAAATTGCCTAAAAAAGTATTGTTAAAAATTGCGAGAAAATACGCAAAAGAACGTTCACCGAATTCTATGATTATAAGCTCTATGCATTCAGATAAATCTCATCTTCACATTCATAATGTAATTTCTGCTTTAGAATTTGCGACAGGAAAACCAGTAAGGTTAACAAGAAAAGAATTTAAGGATGTAAAAATTCGTATGGAATATTTTCAACAACAAGAATTAGGATTGGAATTTAGCAAAGTAGATCATTCTAAAAAAAAAGTTCAAATGTTACAACTTGATATTGATAGAGAACTCAATCTAAGAGGGAAGCGAAGTGAACGTCAAGAAATACAATCCAAATTAATACAGGTTTTTGCCAAAGTAAGAACTGAAAAAGTATATTACAGAGAATTAGAAAAGGCTGGATTAGAATTGTATTCCAGAGGTGGAAAAATTGTAGGTGTTCAAGGTTTTAATAAGCGATATAGATTGAAGACTTTGGGCTTTGATCCAAAACGAATTTCATTAGAAAAAGTACAAGAGAATATTCGACTTAAAGATTTACAAAAACTTAAATCAAATAAAAATCAGGAGTTGGAACAATAATTAACGTGGTAGTTACAAAAATACAAGACAGGAAGAAGTAATTCTCCTGTCTTCTTTTTTTGGGTGAAACGGATTCCAAAGGTGTCCTTTGGCAAGACTGCTTTTGAATTGTTCCACTGAACAGTTCAAAAGCAATCTTGCATCAGGATGTCGCTAAAAGAAAATCCATTTTCGAATTACGTCATCGTGATTTTAAAATGTCCAAAAAGTCAGTAGACGACTTTGGATATTTTTTTATTTCTTATTTAATCCATGCCAATCAACGTATAGTCGATATTTTTTGTTATTATAACTATTTTATTTCGCTATTCGGAAAATTTTAGTATATTTGTATTGAATTATTTAAATCATATAATATTAATTAAAAATTTTAAACCATGAAAGATCTTATGAATTACAAGCATTCCAGTAAAATGCATCAGCACAATTTAAAATTAGTTAATTATGAATATTCATGCAATAAGCAAGGAGTATCTTCTTGCGGAACGTAAAATTTTAGCCTATAGAAGTAAAAATAATATTAGTAAGGTTCTTGATCGTGAACTTGAAGATTTGGCAAGTCAATGTGGACTATGCTCTGAAAGTATCATTCGAGATTTCACAGACGAAGGAATCGCTTTAGAAAATTTACTTACTATATTAAAAAAGTTTAATGATATCGCTTTAAAAAAGTAATTTTAGAAATTACTAGGTAGTGTTATATCACAAAAGTAACCAAATAAATTAGAGTAATATCTAATGTATTTTGGATAAATATAGATAAAATCTAAATATGAAATGTACAGGCGGTCTTGCTAAAAACGCCTTTTTATTTTAGAATGATCGTAAAATAGGATTTTACCTTTAAGAATCATTTTAATCACTTATGGACACAAAAAAATTAAATATCGCTGAAACGTTGGAATCAATACGTTTAGAGAAGCGCTTGAATAAAGGAGATTTTGCTGACAAATGTGGAATCTCAAAATCATTTTATTCAGAAATAATCAATAAGAAAAGAAACCTTAACGTAACAACTCTAGAACAAATATGTTCTAACATTGACGTGCCGATTGAAATTTTTATCCTCAAAGCTATTAATGAAGATAAAATTGAAGACCCTGAAAGAAGAAGATTGGTGAGAGAAATTAGACCTCACATGAAAAAAATCACAGATTTACTTTATTCTTTTAGTTAATAAAATAATTAGATTAACTAGGCTCGTTTTTACGAGCCTTTTTTATTCAACTTATTTTTTCCTTATTTTTTCTAATTCAACAAGCCTAGATTTCATTTTAATCTGCTGCAACTTTTCTACTCTATCTTTTTCGATCATGGAATCAAGAAGAATAGTAACTACATTTCTATTGTATTCAGATAAGTCATTTACCAAAACTAATTTTTCAGCTACTGATCTGTCTTTAATTTCTGAGGATTGAAACAATTCTACTACATCTACTGCCAAAGCTTTTGCGATTCGAACCATGGAAGCCAAACTTGGATTACTTCCTCCTCTCTCTAATCTAGAGTAAGTTGGCACTAGCATCCCGCAACCTTCAGCTACATCTTTTTGAGTTAGTCCCTTTTCCTTACGGATACGTTTAATATTGGCTAGTAAAAGTGCTTGTGTAGGCTCCATTTTAGGTTATTTTATCAATTATTTACCACAAACATAGGTAGAATTGGCTATAAAAACAAAAAACACAAGTTTTATTTTTATTTATAAACAAATTAGTTTACTTTTGAAATATAATTTTGTGTAATATAATGTTTTAAAAGCTAACTAAAAAAATGAATGACTTCGATACTTCCAATAGTAACCATTTCAAATATACAACAGATGTATTAGAGTTCCATATTTTAGGTGGACTAACAACCTTTGGTTTAGATCGTATGCGTGTGACTTTAAAGGTAAATAGAATTGAGGATAAATTTCACGCCTACCGAAATAATATTGATTTATACAATGCCAATAGCGTTGAAAAGTTTGTTCGCAAACTTGCAGAGTTTTTAGAGATTGGAACGTCAAACATTAGAAGAGCCTTGCAAGAACTCATTTCTGAATTAGAAAACTACCGATTAGAATTATTAGACCAAGTAGAAAACGAAGAAGCAGAAGAATACTTACTATCAAAAAAAGAACGACGTTCTGCTGCTGATTTTTTGAAATCTAAAAATCTATTAGAAAAGACAAATAAACTAATCGGACAATCTGGAGTTATTGGAGAGGACGGAAACCGTCTGTTAATGTATTTGATTTTTACTTCTCGTAAAATGGACAATCCATTAAACTGCGTAAGCTTCGGTTCAAGCGGATCTGGAAAAACGCATCTGCAATCTAAAGTTGCAGAATTAATTCCCGAAGAAGAGCGATTAAGTTTGACTTCACTTTCTGCCAATTCATTTTACTATTTCAAAAGAACAGAACTAAAATACAAATTAATCTTAATAGAGGATTTAGACGGAGCAGATGATGTACTGTATCCATTAAGAGAATTGCAAACCAAAAAAAAGATTACCAAATCAGTTGTTCAGAAGGGAATTGGCGGACAAGGTAAAACTAAAAATTTAACCGTAGAAGGACCGATATCAGTTGCTGGATGTACCACCCAAGAAAGTATTTATGAAGACAACTCCAATAGGAGTTTCTTAATACATATTGATGAGAGCGAAGTGCAAGACGAAAAGATAATGACGTATCAGCGAAAACTATCAGCAGGGAAGATAGATATTGAAGAAGAGCTCAAAGCAGAAGAATTGTTACGAAATGCACAACGATTATTAAAGCCGATTAAAATAATCAATCCGTTTGCAGAATATCTTGTATTGCCTAAAGCAGTATTTAAACCAAGACGAACAAACGCTCATTACTTACAATTTATAGAAGTGATTACCTTTTATCATCAACTACAAAGAGAGAAACAATATGACCTTCATACTGGAGAAGAATATATTGAAACGACGATTGAGGATATTAAATATGCGAATGAAATTCTAAAACCAATTTTGCTTTGTAAATCTGATAATCTAAACGGTGCAACAAGAAGTTATTTAGAAAAGTTAAAAATGTATTTGGAAAATAAAGGAGATACCGTTTTTACCAATAGAGAAATCAGAACCGCATTTAGAATTGCAGAAAGCACCTTACGAAGATATCAGCTCTTGTTATTACAAGAGGGCTATATCAAACGAAGAAAAGATGTGCAAGGAGATTCATTTGTATATGAAATTGTAGATGTGAATGAGTTTAAAGAATTAGAGAATAGCATCAATTCAGCACTCAATTTTTGCATTGAAAAGATAGGATCAAAAACCTCAATAAGCAAAAAATCAAACTGATTTTGTTTAAGTGTCGAGCTTCTCGACCGATTCGCTACCGCCAGTGGTTCGCCACTCTAAAAGTGGCGAGGGTAAGGGTTTTAAAATGAGAAAGTTAGATAAGGTTCGCCACAAAAACTAAAACATAAGCAAGGTCGAGAGGCTCGACACCCAATAAATAGAAAACCAATAAAAAGATACTGAAATAAGTTCAGCATAAAAATGAAGAAACTACCACTAAAAAGCACCTCGTTTATCACGCTTATATATAGCTATACCGAATGGTTAGATGTATTGGGGTATGCTTCTTCTACCGTTTACAATCTACCAAACCACCTAAAGGAATTTTTCTACTACCTTGAACAAAAAGGACACAAAGATATTTCGTTAATTACTACACAAATAGTAAAAGAGTATTACAATCATTTATCCAATAGAAAAAACCAACGACGTGGTGGTGGGATTTCTAAAGCCTTTTTAAACAAACACCAACAAGCGTTAAAGTTATTTCTCAAATATCTAAAAGAACATAAATCAAATATCAAATTTGGTGTCCATTTAAAAGGAGAGAAAACCAATTACCAAGAAAGTAAAACAATACTTACTCAAGAAGAAGTAAAAGAATTATTTGAAGCTTGTAATTTCTCCCACATGGCAGAACATTTTCAACTGCGTGATAAGGCGATATTGGTTTTATTGTACAGTTGTGGTCTTCGTAGAAACGAAGCTGTGCATATCAATACGGAAGATATCCTGTTTGAAAAGCAACGAATTTATGTCCGAAAAGGGAAGAACTATAAAGAACGTTTTGTTCCAATTAATAAATACAATTTAAACGTTTTAGAAGAATATATTTTTGAAGCAAGATCAGAGTTTTTAAAAAATTATCAAACAGATGCGCTCCTACTCTCAAATCAAGGAAGGCGCATTAGTGATTTAAGTATTGCAAATCGATTAAAAGAAATAATTAATGCTACTGAAAATGAAACCATCCAAGAAAAGCCTATTACGCTTCACACACTTCGTCATAGTATCGCAACCCACCTAATGCAGAACAAAGTTCCAATCAAATCAATCAGCACTTTTTTAGGTCATGCTTCTTTGGAAAGCACACAAATTTATGTTCATTTAGTCAAAAAAGAAGCTCAACTAAAAGATGATGTATAGAGAATATTTACAAAAAGAAGGATACGCCAAAACGACCATTACTTCCTATTTGCGTTACCAATCATTTTTTTCCAATTGGTGCGAATACAAAGATTATGAAGAAGCTACTATTGATTACAAATCTTGCCTTTCATATATCAAATTCATCCAACAATCAAAAAAAGGGAAAACCATTACTAAAAGTACGGTTCAACATCAAGTAGGTGCGTTAAAAATCTACTTCAATTATTTGGTAGATTCAGAGCAACGATTTGATAACCCAATAGAGAATATTAATATCCGAGGAGTTAAACGAACATTGAATCATAATTTGTTAGAACCAGAAGAACTCGAAGATTTGTATTACAGTTACCAAACAGAAAGAATAGAGTTTCCAAACTCTAAATCTGTAGCCATTCGTAACAAAGTCATTACTGGTTTAATGGTTTACCAAGGATTAAATGCAACAGCTTTAAAAGCACTCAATGTAGAACATATCGAATTAGAAAAAGGAACTATCTATATTCCAAGTACACGCATAACAAACAGTAGAACATTAGAGCTCAAATCCCCTCAAATCCTTCCTTTTGTCCAGTATTTAGAAAAACATAGAGAAATACTACAAGAGGAACTCAAAAACTACACAGAAAGCCTGTTTCCGCTAAATTCAGAGCGTTTTGACATCATTACGCTTCACTTGTTCAAAAGACTGAAACGAATCAATCATAAAGTGACCAATGTAAAGCAAGTCAGAGCTTCGGTAATAACGAATTGGCTCAAAACGTATAATATTCGAGAAGTGAAGTATATGGCAGGACATCGCTATATTTCTTCCACGGAACGATACCAACAGGATGATCTTGAGAATCTACACGAAATGATTGAGAGTTTGCATCCGATTTGTTAATTATATTAAAGTTTACGGAAATCCGTAAACTTTTCTTCCTGCTTTTCACTTTCTTACATAAATAATTCAATGCCAAAATGACATTAGATAATTTATGGTCATATTTTTGTTATAAGCTATTAGTCAATTAATTAGAAAGGTAATATAATTTAATTTAATGAGTAGATTTACAGAAGAAACTTTAAACAGTTGGAGAAAACCGCCAAGTGATGCGGAGGAAACAAAACTAACTAATGCCGAGCGCATGGTACGTGAAGCTATTAGTGAAGATGATATTTTAAGCTCAAAATCCACAAGAATATTTGGGCAAGGTTCATACGCAAATGATACAAATGTGAAACTGAACAGCGATATTGATATTAATGTTCAATACACTGGAGGGTTTTATTATCAGTTATTAAATGATACAACACAAGAGGATGCAGGTATCGGAAAACTATCTAGCTCAACTTATTCCTATAGCGAATTCAAGGATGATGTTGAGAAAGCAATGGTAAAAAAGTTTGGACGTAATTCTGTCAAAAGAAAAAATAAATGCATCACTATTTTGGCAAATAACTACAGGGTTGAAACAGATGTTGTACCAACATGGGAGTTAAGAAGATATGATAAGAATAATACTCCTATATTAGGAGCAAGATTTTTCCCCGATGATGGTGGTGTAGTAACCAATTATCCTGAACAGCATATTCAGAATGGAAAGGATAAAAATGCTCGAACTCAAAAAAGATTTAAACGCCTTACTCGAATCCATAGAAAGTTAAGATATAAAATGATTGAAGATGGCGAAAAAATAAATGATGGAATTACGTCTTTTTTGTTAGAATGCTTGGTGTGGAACATTCCAGATTATATATTTAATAACAATGATACATGGACAGATCGGTTAAAAGAATCCATAAGATTTGTTTATCTAAAGACCAAAGAAGATAAAGAATGTAAAGAATGGGGAGAAGTATCTGATTTACTTTATCTTTTTACTGGAAGTAGGAAATGGTCTAGAGAAGATGTAAATAGATACATGATGCAAGTGTGGAATTATTTAGAATTTAAATAAAATATTATGATTAAATACAACATTAGAGTTTTCGCTTATGCGATATTAGGTCTTGGAATAATTACCTTTTTGGTAATATTCCTTTTCATATCAAAAGACTTACTTTCATCTTTTTCTTCAGCGGTAGCATTTAACATTATTATATGGACGCTATTCATTAATTGGGCTTGGAAATTTAAAATATTTTATCCGTGGTTGGTACCTTTTCCTAATCTATCAGGAAAATGGGAAGGTGAATTAATTTCTAATTGGGATAACAAATCATTAGACCCAATTCCTACAAAAGTAATTATTAATCAAACATTTTTTAATGTTCAAGTGCAAATTCAAACAGGAGAAAGTAAAAGCTTTAGTACAGGAGCTTCATTTGATATAGATACAGATAGAGGCTTGCAACAATTATTTTATTCATATTTGAATACACCCAAACCAAGTGTAAGAGAGCGTAGTGAAATTCACTACGGTACTACACGACTTGAATTCAAAGGATTTAAGGTTGATGAATTAGAAGGTGAGTATTGGACGTCTCGAGAAACTACAGGGGAGCTACATTTAAAAAGGAAAAGATAAAATATTATTAATATGACAAATGGAGACGTAATTGAATTATTTATGTGGGGATATCAAAAACATGCTCAAATATCACTTCAGGTATCAGCAGAAAGTATTTTTAAAAAATTAGATATAGAGCTTGACCCCAAAATCTTTTTTGTTGGAGTATTGGTTGAAGATAGAGAAAATAGACATCCCATCTGTATCGAGCCTGATGATACTGATTTCTATGTAAGTCAGTTTACTGATGTAAAAAGGCTTGCTAATGAACTTGAAAAAATAGATAGTGATTCGAGAATAATTCATTCCCATCCGATAGCTCAAGAGAATCAAGATAATAAGATAAAAGCGAAAGCATACAGGGATAGTATTTTAAAAACTATAGAAAGAGAAAGTTCTTATGGAGAGAACGACCATTTCGTTTCTTATCCGACTAATGTAGAAGGATATCTTGTTTTTACTGTTCTATCGCTTAATAAAAGAAAGTTAGAAAAGTACTATTCGCTGACAAAAGATAAGTGGAATGATAGATTTCATATTTCACGTTCATTCATTGAAAGCTGTATCGATACATTTTTAGATGAATGTACTCATGAATTAAAAGACCCAAATCGTGGAATTAGTTTTATGTCTCGAAAAGCAGAGGAGCTATTGAGAGATTCGGCTCGTAATTTTATGTATTCTGCATCAAATGTTGGCGGAAACTTTGAGGGTTTACACGGACTATATGATACCTGTAATGAGATAGCTTCTATGAAATATGAAGGAGCTGAGGGATTAGGTGGATTAGTAGTTGCTCCATCTGGACATAAAAATATCCGAATGACTTTGGAGCTTAAAAAACCTATTAAGATGCGAAACCACAGAAAGGTTCGTAAATTTTTAGAATTAGTAGATTCGGAATCCTATATAATTTCAGATTCTGCTTTAATATATGGTTTAGGTAAATTCACAGGGAAGTATAACCCTAAAGATGAAAATATATTTGTTATTAGTTTTAAGAATCATTTGAAGTGGGAATTATTGCATGATGAAAACTCATTAATGTTAGTAGAGTATGGTATTCCTTCTTTACCTAAAGAAAAAATAAATCGAGATAAGTTTTATGATGATTTTCCAAGACTATTTAAAGGCATTGAGAAAAAACAAATAGATGCTTTATGGGAAGTGACTATGGAGGCGACTAAGCAAAAGCACGGAGCGATGCTTATTATTTCTGCTCAAGCCGAAACAGAAGCAAAGCGTCTAGAAAGTCAGTGTTTCCCATTAGAACCTCTAAAGTTAAATTCAAAACTAATAGCACAAACAACTTCCATTGATGGAGGTGTTCTTATGGATGAAAATGCTATTTGCCATGCTATTGGAGTCATCTTAGATGGGATAGCGACTGAAAAAGGAGATTCCTCGAGAGGTTCAAGATATAATTCTGCTGTTCGATATAATGAACATTTTGGAGCGGAAGCACCAGTTGTTATTGTTGTTATCTCTGAAGACGGAATGATAAACCTTATACCAGAACTAAAACCCCAAATTAAGCATAGTGTTATTATAGAAGCTATTGATAACTTTGAAGATGTTCTTAAATCAGAGACTCTAAATAAAAAAAAATTCAATACGGGAATGAGTTTTTTTAAGAGTATTAATTTTTATCTCACAGAAGAAGATTGTAAAAACATAAATTCTTTACGACACCAAATTGAGGAAAAATTTGCTAAAGATTTGGTAATGTTACGAATTGTTTATCAGGACATAACACCATATGCTGAAATGAACGATTCATATTATAAAGAGGAATGAAATTAAAGTTTGAAAACTGTCTTTTCATTAATGGTCTAAAATATTGTTTGGATTTTTTTGCGTTGGATACACTCTAGTTACTCTAACAGTAGTTTTATCTACTTGGTAGTAAACTCGATATTTTTTTTTAACAATTACTCTTCGACATGAAGGGTCAAATTCATCTATCTGCCACTGTTCAGAGAAAACTATTTCTTCTACGGCATCAATAATATCATTTATATGAATATAGGCTTTGTTAGGAGAGAATTCTAAGTAGTATTCTAAAATATCATCTAAATCTATTTCTGATTGTGTAGACCAAATAATTTGCTCGTAATTTTTAGACATATTACTACTGACTAACGTATTTTTGACGTATTTGAGAGTGGGTTTTGAACTCTCCTCTTTCAATAGAATTTATAGCTTCTCTATTGTTTTTTACAATATCGGTTTTAGTAAGAGGTGTTCCTTTAAAGGTGTAGGCTACAATATCAGCTTTAACAGATATATCTTCGTTGTAAGTTTGATGCAATGCTTTTACCATTCGTAAAAATCGCTCATCTGATGAGTTAATGATATCAACTAATTTATTTTTTAATTCTACCGTTTCCATAATAATTAATGATTACTGTAACAAATATACATAAATTATAACACAATTTATTTGAATTTATTTCAACATAAATCATTCCAAATAAAAATTATCAATAAATATTAGGTCAATAAAAGACAAAGAATTATTTTAGTATTGGAATAGAAGTTCATTGAAATAACCTCGTATAAAAAAGTGAGGCATTGGTATAAAAAGGTCAAAAGCCTCTAAAAAAGACGGGGTGTTACTATCCCTTTGGACTCAAACACAAAGGGTATAATGACGTGATTGTTGGAGTACAACATAACTGGGATTATCAAGGGAAAGAAAATCAAAAAGAACTTGGACTTAATTGGCATGACTTTGAAGCGAGAAATTATGATGCTTCTCTTGGAAGATGGATGAACTTAGACCCATTAGCTGAACAGATGAGAAGACATTCTCCATATAATTATGCGTTTAATAATCCTATTAGATTTATAGACCCAGATGGAATGGCGCCTTTTTGGAAAAAAGATAGTGAAGGTAACTATATAGCAGAAGAAGGCGATAGTGCTTGGTCGTTATATCAACAGTTTGGTAAACAAGATGGATTTACAGCAGATCAAGCTAATACAGCTGTTGAAAAGAATAGATCTAATTATATTAGAAAATCAGATGGAATGTTGATGTCTAACACTGAAGTAGGGGACAAAGTAACCATTGAAACTCCAGCTGCAGATACTAAAGATGATTCAACAATTACTACAGCAGAAGTAGAACCAACGGATGACTCAACAGTAAATACAAATAGCAGATCAGGCACTGATGTGGCTAATGATGCAGATTTAGGACTCACTATTTTAGGGATTTCTATGGCTGGTGCTGAAAATCTTATTAATGCAACCGTTAATGTAGGTGATGATGTAATTTTAGGTTCTCAAGTTGCACAGGCTTCAAAAATTAGTACAGTTTTAGGGGTTGCCTCTATTGCAATAAATGCCACGCAATGGCAACTTGCGAAAAAAAGTGGAGATGAACTTGCTATGAGAAGAGCTGAAGCAAGTGGAGTTGCAAATGCGGCAATAACATATGGAGGGATAATTGGTTGGGGAGTTGGTCTTGGAGTTCATTTTTCATTAATTTTAAATCCAAACATGACACCTTTAAAGCCTATAAATAATTTTAGTACTACAACTTGTTTTGTTGCTGGAACTATGATTCTTATGAAGGATAAAAAACTCAAGAAAATTGAAGATATTGTTGTTGGAGATGAAATTTTAAGTGTAGATATTAACACTATGAATATAGAGCCTGATATAGTTGTAGCAATACCAGATAAATTAAAAAAATATAATATGATTACTGCTGTATTTGATAATGGTATATCGAACACATTCTCTCCTGCTCATCCTTATTGGGTAAAAGGTAAAGGGTGGAGTGTTTATGACATAGAAGAAGCCAAAAAGGAACTATCTTTTAATGTTAAAAAAATAGAAGTTGGAGATTTGGTTTTGTATTATAGTAATGATAAATTAAAAGAAACTAAAATTTTGAACCTAATAAATCAAGGTAAATCTACAATTATGTACAACGTTGAGTTCGTTAAAAAAAATCGTACTTTTTTTGCTAATGGAATTTTAGTACATAACAAATACAAAGATTAAATGAAAAAACTCAAATTTATTTACAATAGTTTTTTTTATACTATTTATAAATGGAACTTACATTTGAATAAAAATGA from the Polaribacter cellanae genome contains:
- a CDS encoding TraM recognition domain-containing protein; this encodes MRVQSESQLEKYGKKAQNIKNNCNIKCYYGGLGQETFELEKVLGKFEYEDAKTKQVRQRSLMTASEIRELKDEILIIPSGEKPIKVKVKPAYQQPQLMKRLALEPVEEDNLIAPLAYTTQYIDLDSYREEKPNSNNNSQDETSSTTLS
- a CDS encoding DUF2958 domain-containing protein → MKLITKELEKRFEQIGDQSEKDNPIIVAKYFNPVGAATWYATEYDPKTNICFGYVENLVSSPNGIYDEWGYFSLKELASVKLPFGLSIERDRHFNEITFKEQMEKKRPKRELETKKDKKDKDKSDELER
- a CDS encoding relaxase/mobilization nuclease domain-containing protein, whose protein sequence is MIIKSKSIKKKSKKALENTIRYILTKESQKQVGFIMNRYIKGDRNFDKQMQLADKDLLKQEQILEKRIQNMVKQFESNESKRKIERSNANIAYHEIISFHKSDTDKLPKKVLLKIARKYAKERSPNSMIISSMHSDKSHLHIHNVISALEFATGKPVRLTRKEFKDVKIRMEYFQQQELGLEFSKVDHSKKKVQMLQLDIDRELNLRGKRSERQEIQSKLIQVFAKVRTEKVYYRELEKAGLELYSRGGKIVGVQGFNKRYRLKTLGFDPKRISLEKVQENIRLKDLQKLKSNKNQELEQ
- a CDS encoding helix-turn-helix domain-containing protein, whose amino-acid sequence is MDTKKLNIAETLESIRLEKRLNKGDFADKCGISKSFYSEIINKKRNLNVTTLEQICSNIDVPIEIFILKAINEDKIEDPERRRLVREIRPHMKKITDLLYSFS
- a CDS encoding helix-turn-helix domain-containing protein, which produces MEPTQALLLANIKRIRKEKGLTQKDVAEGCGMLVPTYSRLERGGSNPSLASMVRIAKALAVDVVELFQSSEIKDRSVAEKLVLVNDLSEYNRNVVTILLDSMIEKDRVEKLQQIKMKSRLVELEKIRKK
- a CDS encoding tyrosine-type recombinase/integrase, which produces MKKLPLKSTSFITLIYSYTEWLDVLGYASSTVYNLPNHLKEFFYYLEQKGHKDISLITTQIVKEYYNHLSNRKNQRRGGGISKAFLNKHQQALKLFLKYLKEHKSNIKFGVHLKGEKTNYQESKTILTQEEVKELFEACNFSHMAEHFQLRDKAILVLLYSCGLRRNEAVHINTEDILFEKQRIYVRKGKNYKERFVPINKYNLNVLEEYIFEARSEFLKNYQTDALLLSNQGRRISDLSIANRLKEIINATENETIQEKPITLHTLRHSIATHLMQNKVPIKSISTFLGHASLESTQIYVHLVKKEAQLKDDV
- a CDS encoding tyrosine-type recombinase/integrase codes for the protein MMYREYLQKEGYAKTTITSYLRYQSFFSNWCEYKDYEEATIDYKSCLSYIKFIQQSKKGKTITKSTVQHQVGALKIYFNYLVDSEQRFDNPIENINIRGVKRTLNHNLLEPEELEDLYYSYQTERIEFPNSKSVAIRNKVITGLMVYQGLNATALKALNVEHIELEKGTIYIPSTRITNSRTLELKSPQILPFVQYLEKHREILQEELKNYTESLFPLNSERFDIITLHLFKRLKRINHKVTNVKQVRASVITNWLKTYNIREVKYMAGHRYISSTERYQQDDLENLHEMIESLHPIC
- a CDS encoding nucleotidyltransferase domain-containing protein, which translates into the protein MSRFTEETLNSWRKPPSDAEETKLTNAERMVREAISEDDILSSKSTRIFGQGSYANDTNVKLNSDIDINVQYTGGFYYQLLNDTTQEDAGIGKLSSSTYSYSEFKDDVEKAMVKKFGRNSVKRKNKCITILANNYRVETDVVPTWELRRYDKNNTPILGARFFPDDGGVVTNYPEQHIQNGKDKNARTQKRFKRLTRIHRKLRYKMIEDGEKINDGITSFLLECLVWNIPDYIFNNNDTWTDRLKESIRFVYLKTKEDKECKEWGEVSDLLYLFTGSRKWSREDVNRYMMQVWNYLEFK